GGTATTTCTACTACATATATTCCCCTTTATAATAATATTATGCACGAAAAAGATGAAGTAAGGGCTGAACGCTTTACTAATAATTTACTTAGTTTTAATTTTTTACTGTGTACTTTGATTGTTGGTTTAGGTTTAATTTTTACAGAATCACTAGTCAAAATATTTGCTTCTGGATTTACCGGGAAAACATTGGAGTTGGCGGTGTTTTTTACTAGAATTACTCTAGGAGGTATTTATTTTACTGCTGCTATTAATGTGTTTAGTGGTTATTTGCAAATTAAAAATAATTATGTGATTCCGGCAACTATTGGTTTTCCATTTAATTTTTTAATTATTTTAGCAATTGCTATTAGTAGTAAAGGTAATTTGTCACTTTTAGCCATTGGCAGTGTTTTAGCTTCTGCCCTTCAATTGCTTTGGTTAATTCCGGCAGTATTGCGTCAAGGCTATTCTTTTCGCTGGTTAATAGATTTTAAAGATATTTACTTAAAAAGACTGTTTTTTTTGGCTTTACCGATTATTATTAGTACTTCGGTTAATCAAATCAATGTTTTGGTTGATCGTACTTTAGCTTCTCAGATTGTTGAAGGTGGAATTTCGGCTTTAAATTATGCTAATAGGCTTAATTTATTTGTGCACGGGATTGTGGTTACTTCTATAACCACGGTGATGTATCCTAATATAGCTAAAATGGCGGCAGAGAAAAATAGGGAGGGTTTGAAAAAAATATTAAGTAAAGCCATTAGTGGAGTTAATTTGCTGATTATCCCGGCTACAGTGGGAGCAATGCTTTTTTCTGAACCTATTGTACGCCTTTTGTTTGGACGGGGTGTTTTTGATGAAGTGGCTGTAGCCTTGACTGGCGGAGTATTGTTTTTTTATGCTCTAGGGATGTTGGGGGCAGGTTTGCGTTCTGTTTTGGAACGTGTTTTTTATGCTTTACAAGATACTAAAACACCGATGCTTAATGCTACTTTGGCTGTGCTTTTAAATATTATTCTTAATTTTATTTTGGCTCATTATTTGGGGATCGGTGGTTTGGCTTTGGCGACCAGTATTGCCTCTCTATTTTGTACTTGTCTTTTGTTTTATAGTTTGCGAAAGAAACTAGGGGCTTTTGGTTTATGGAGAATTACCGGGACTACTATAAAGTTAATCTCGGCTTCGTTAATTATGGGTTTAGCTTCTAGATGGATTTATGTGAGTTTACAGGTTAAGTGGGGTGCTAATCAGGCCCTATTGCTGGCTATGGGTGTGGGGGTTTTAGTTTATTTTTTCTTAATTTATTTATTAAAGGTGCAAGAGGTAGAGGAGTTTAAAGTTTATTTACAAAAGAAATTGAGTAGTCGGTAATTTAGTATGGGCAGGAATTGGGCTTTTTTTGTGGAATATTTTCATATAATGAAATAAATTAGGAGGGAAAGGAATGCGGGAATTAAATTATGAAGTTTCTTTTGCCCCGGGACAAGAAGAAATAAAGCGTTGTGATACATATCGTTTAGGTTATTCAGAAGAAGAACTGTTTTTGGATTTTGGTACATTGGTTAGAAATGAAAAGAATCGGGAGATTGAGTCGGTAAATATTTTTTCTCGAATTGCACTGCCTATTGATATTTTAGAACAATTATTAATGGCCTTGTTTTTAACGGGGAGAAATTATGAGGCTGAACATAAGCGGGATATTGGAT
This genomic window from Clostridia bacterium contains:
- the murJ gene encoding murein biosynthesis integral membrane protein MurJ, producing MKKTALMLMIIAILSKVVGFIREITLAYFYGTSGISDAYLIALTIPSVIFAFIGQGISTTYIPLYNNIMHEKDEVRAERFTNNLLSFNFLLCTLIVGLGLIFTESLVKIFASGFTGKTLELAVFFTRITLGGIYFTAAINVFSGYLQIKNNYVIPATIGFPFNFLIILAIAISSKGNLSLLAIGSVLASALQLLWLIPAVLRQGYSFRWLIDFKDIYLKRLFFLALPIIISTSVNQINVLVDRTLASQIVEGGISALNYANRLNLFVHGIVVTSITTVMYPNIAKMAAEKNREGLKKILSKAISGVNLLIIPATVGAMLFSEPIVRLLFGRGVFDEVAVALTGGVLFFYALGMLGAGLRSVLERVFYALQDTKTPMLNATLAVLLNIILNFILAHYLGIGGLALATSIASLFCTCLLFYSLRKKLGAFGLWRITGTTIKLISASLIMGLASRWIYVSLQVKWGANQALLLAMGVGVLVYFFLIYLLKVQEVEEFKVYLQKKLSSR